In Paraburkholderia youngii, the genomic stretch CGCTGATGGACGTGCAGCATGTCGCCGACGCGGTGCTGCATATGGCGAGCCTGCCGCTGTCGGCGAACGTGCAGTTCATGACGATCATGGCGAGCAAAATGCCGTTCGTCGGGCGCGGCTGAGCGGCGCGCAGCACCGTCTCGCAAGCGGGAGCGGCGCGCGCGGGTTCAACTTATACTGGGCGCTCCGCCGTCTCTCCAGGCAAACCAAGCGCCGTGCCCCGCGCCAAACCCAGCGACGACCCGCCGCCGCAGCCGCCCGTGCGGCCCGATCTCGACGACTGCTGTCACAGCGGCTGCACGCAGTGCGTGTTCGATCTCTACGACGAAGCACTGGAGCGCTACGAGATCGCGCTGGCTGCGTGGCAGAAGCGGCAGGCGCAGAAAGCGCGGCCAGCGCGGCGACCGGACACGCAAGGCGCGAAGTCGAAGCCGCAAGCGGACGCGCGTCGCTCGACAGCCCGGCGCGGCAAACCGAACCCACACCGCTGATGCGCGTAAGCAACTCCACGTCCCCGTCATGACCGACCTTCAGCTCACGCCGACCGAATCCCTCGCCGACCCGCACACGCTCGACGATCTGCATCGTTTCGTGCAGCGTCATCCGCGCCTGTTCGTGCTGACCGGCGCGGGCATCAGCACCGACTCCGGCATCCCCGGCTATCGCGACGACAACGGCGCATGGAAGCGCTCGCCCCCGATCACGCTGCAGGAGTTCCTCGGCACGCTGGCGATGCGTCAGCGCTACTGGGCGCGCAGCATGGTCGGCTGGCCGCTGGTCGCGCGCGCGCAACCGAATGCCGCGCATGTCGCGCTTGCACGGCTCGAAGCGGCCGGTCA encodes the following:
- a CDS encoding oxidoreductase-like domain-containing protein, with protein sequence MPRAKPSDDPPPQPPVRPDLDDCCHSGCTQCVFDLYDEALERYEIALAAWQKRQAQKARPARRPDTQGAKSKPQADARRSTARRGKPNPHR